One Oreochromis niloticus isolate F11D_XX linkage group LG16, O_niloticus_UMD_NMBU, whole genome shotgun sequence genomic window carries:
- the cracdla gene encoding uncharacterized protein KIAA1211-like isoform X2 → MESFSGDTEESTEDVAGRKRSKIKDLKTRLFGRSKRAGGEGNAKLSQSASDITAGKDLGSEEDLVCAQGIMGSRALSHDSIFLDDLVMTDPEPTRVLSQENVHGKIKALQMKLQQQKMHLGPPPMVLPVRRPADLSSQESLPHSPPHDSGEDNESQETLTKAISQPTSRTLSPIPKPAPVKSLPSTPSHAFPLSIPSVSPSAAEVPSDFSKPARFTSRLDTSAARHRMSIKPKNQRAGTKMKAAATVSQSHLDTVNNIDRPEPVKELKHLGAQEEVTVKTKEEEEKEGEEEEKVGVPVVHQRLPSKCAEVAQVTSEAVPKPSSQSFSKQDHALPETIASQVPRAKPRRRVGSASGERPHSSFIESGLKEQRQEDIEKRLMPHDDNASGMAFRSSSASQEVQGDGETTRGIKRYAQGSGSFHFSVTASRNRDGERPRSGSFLGVLERAEARNRITREMEEKNKEEEELKEPRERPFALGRFRQEGAQPKTSAVPWDRSDSFKKVESVTASKDAPADTGAAEAEEIESSQEEVEEAVEAKEPQEEQGKTAFGVKLRSTSHSLRFRLDTSSNRHSKSALGEDQGDQKYQEISEKKLQANTSWTPSSSGELRPADQTPSGFSHPVKHNAPFTSETSDVQTTPANPKETEATPREPQPAPQRASSEVSWMALAMEKTKSLQQLFISRFPREFAGNLQANMQSAARPQAQAQPTNPTETFTQVRTQTVQAAKQPSAETNQSGSQAQTVKTSPVFLQQRASPASSNASRDPQMSKHTSEDQTNTTKFASHSVVTTNPWTTHSPLRSPSQTDTSFQFAQGSATQSLAQSYLSSGQQQSSWSNRGLQSAQQLKPTPSAQTSAPAASSAVGSASAFASGRGEREASEQKEAPPLTSRRAFWSGSVSEKAAFLERRGEWTTPPGPKGVELKKTHTDMQGSGESPTLAKTAPLIKDTDERQAVNLAELSPTKVADRSREDRWSRKNAASSSSPSSSPTLPSVLQSMSDSGQPSWMELAKRKSMAWSDKTMD, encoded by the exons ATGGAGTCTTTCTCGGGAGACACAGAGGAAAGCACAGAGGACGTCGCAG GACGTAAAAGATCCAAGATCAAGGATCTGAAAACTCGTCTATTTGGGAGAAgtaagagagcaggcggagaaGGAAATGCCAAACTCAGCCAGTCAGCCAGTGACATCACCGCAGGAAAAGATCTCGGATCAGAAGAAGATTTGGT ATGCGCACAGGGCATTATGGGATCGCGGGCGCTGTCCCACGACAGCATCTTTCTGGATGACCTGGTCATGACAGACCCTGAACCCACCAGGGTCTTATCTCAGGAGAACGTTCACGGCAAAATCAAAGCTCTGCAG ATGaagcttcagcagcagaaaatgcaTTTGGGCCCACCTCCTATGGTTCTGCCAGTGAGACGTCCAGCGGATCTGAGCAGCCAGGAGTCACTTCCTCACAGTCCTCCTCATGATTCAGGAGAAGACAATGAATCTCAGGAAACCCTTACAAAG gcGATATCTCAGCCAACATCTCGCACTCTCTCACCCATCCCCAAACCTGCACCTGTCAAATCTCTTCCCTCGACTCCATCCCATGCTTTTCCTCTTTCCATCCCCTCTGTTTCTCCTTCTGCTGCCGAGGTCCCATCGGATTTTAGCAAACCGGCTCGGTTCACTTCCCGCTTAGACACTTCTGCTGCACGCCACCGAATGTCTATCAAACCCAAAAACCAGAGGGCCGGCACTAAGATGAAAGCTGCCGCG ACTGTCTCTCAGTCTCATTTAGACACCGTGAACAACATTGACCGACCCGAGCCTGTCAAAGAACTAAAACATCTTGGTGCTCAAGAAGAAGTAacagtgaaaacaaaagaagaagaagaaaaagaaggggaagaagaagaaaaagttgGCGTTCCCGTTGTACATCAGCGTCTTCCTTCAAAATGTGCAGAAGTGGCACAGGTCACATCAGAGGCGGTACCCAAACCATCGAGTCAAAGTTTCTCCAAACAGGACCACGCTCTTCCTGAGACTATAGCCTCCCAAGTACCTCGAGCTAAACCTCGCAGACGTGTGGGTTCAGCATCTGGTGAACGTCCACACTCATCCTTCATAGAGTCAGGACTGAAGGAACAAAGACAAGAGGATATAGAGAAGCGACTAATGCCTCATGATGATAATGCCTCAGGAATGGCATTCAGGTCTTCCTCTGCTAGCCAGGAGGTTCAAGGTGATGGCGAGACCACAAGAGGAATTAAACGATATGCCCAAGGATCTGGCTCTTTCCACTTTTCTGTCACTGCATCGAGAAACCGAGATGGAGAAAGACCCCGATCGGGCAGTTTTTTGGGAGTTTTGGAACGGGCTGAAGCCAGGAACAGGATCACTAGGGAAATGGAGGAGAAAAacaaggaagaggaggaacttAAAGAGCCAAGAGAGCGTCCTTTTGCTTTAGGAAGGTTTCGTCAAGAAGGCGCACAACCTAAAACCTCAGCTGTTCCCTGGGACAGGAGTGACAGCTTCAAAAAGGTGGAATCAGTGACAGCGTCCAAAGATGCACCTGCAGACACAGGCGCTGCTGAGGCGGAGGAGATCGAGAGCAGCCAGGAAGAGGTGGAAGAGGCGGTGGAAGCAAAAGAGCCCCAGGAGGAACAAGGAAAAACAGCTTTCGGTGTCAAACTGCGCTCCACATCTCATTCACTTCGATTTCGGCTTGATACATCTTCTAACAGGCATTCAAAGTCAGCACTGGGTGAGGACCAAGGTGACCAAAAATACCaggaaataagtgaaaaaaagctGCAAGCAAATACGTCTTGGACGCCATCCTCCTCTGGAGAGCTCAGACCAGCTG ATCAAACCCCATCTGGCTTCTCTCATCCAGTCAAACATAATGCTCCATTTACCAGCGAAACTTCTGACGTTCAGACGACGCCTGCAAACCCCAAAGAAACAGAAGCTACACCCCGGGAGCCTCAACCTGCCCCGCAGAGGGCCTCATCTGAGGTATCTTGGATGGCTCTGGCCATGGAAAAAACCAAGAGCCTCCAACAGCTTTTCATTAGTAGATTCCCCAGAGAATTTGCAGGAAATTTACAGGCAAACATGCAATCTGCAGCTCGACCGCAGGCACAAGCGCAGCCCACAAATCCAACAGAGACTTTTACACAAGTACGGACACAGACGGTGCAAGCTGCAAAGCAGCCATCTGCAGAAACCAATCAAAGTGGAAGCCAAGCACAGACTGTCAAAACATCACCAGTATTTCTGCAACAGAGGGCATCTCCTGCGTCGTCCAATGCCTCCAGAGATCCACAAATGTCAAAACACACCAGTGAAGACCAGACGAACACAACAAAGTTTGCCTCACATTCAGTGGTAACCACCAATCCGTGGACAACCCATTCTCCTTTGCGCTCCCCTTCACAAACAGACACCTCGTTTCAGTTTGCACAAGGCAGCGCCACACAGTCTCTTGCGCAGTCTTACCTTTCCTCAGGCCAGCAGCAATCCTCCTGGAGCAATCGAGGTCTCCAGTCTGCCCAGCAGCTCAAGCCCACACCTTCGGCGCAGACTTCAGCCCCTGCAGCCTCGTCAGCTGTTGGTTCTGCTTCAGCTTTTGCCTCaggaagaggggagagagaaGCCAGTGAGCAAAAAGAGGCTCCTCCACTCACAAGTCGAAGAGCATTTTGGTCTGGTTCTGTAAGCGAGAAGGCTGCTTTTTTAGAGAGACGGGGAGAGTGGACCACACCACCTGGACCCAAGGGG GTGGAATTGAAGAAAACTCATACAGACATGCAGGGATCAGGTGAATCCCCTACCTTGGCAAAAACCGCACCTTTGATCAAAGATACAGACGAAAGACAAGCAGTAAACCTTGCAG agttAAGCCCCACCAAAGTTGCAGACAGATCGCGTGAGGACAGATGGTCACGGAAAAATGCAGCGTCTTCTTCATCACCGTCATCATCACCCACACTGCCGTCGGTGCTGCAATCCATGTCTGACAGCGGTCAGCCGTCCTGGATGGAATTGGCCAAGAGGAAGTCAATGGCCTGGAGTGATAAGACCATGGACTAA
- the cracdla gene encoding uncharacterized protein KIAA1211-like isoform X1, translating into MNRIRPMESFSGDTEESTEDVAGRKRSKIKDLKTRLFGRSKRAGGEGNAKLSQSASDITAGKDLGSEEDLVCAQGIMGSRALSHDSIFLDDLVMTDPEPTRVLSQENVHGKIKALQMKLQQQKMHLGPPPMVLPVRRPADLSSQESLPHSPPHDSGEDNESQETLTKAISQPTSRTLSPIPKPAPVKSLPSTPSHAFPLSIPSVSPSAAEVPSDFSKPARFTSRLDTSAARHRMSIKPKNQRAGTKMKAAATVSQSHLDTVNNIDRPEPVKELKHLGAQEEVTVKTKEEEEKEGEEEEKVGVPVVHQRLPSKCAEVAQVTSEAVPKPSSQSFSKQDHALPETIASQVPRAKPRRRVGSASGERPHSSFIESGLKEQRQEDIEKRLMPHDDNASGMAFRSSSASQEVQGDGETTRGIKRYAQGSGSFHFSVTASRNRDGERPRSGSFLGVLERAEARNRITREMEEKNKEEEELKEPRERPFALGRFRQEGAQPKTSAVPWDRSDSFKKVESVTASKDAPADTGAAEAEEIESSQEEVEEAVEAKEPQEEQGKTAFGVKLRSTSHSLRFRLDTSSNRHSKSALGEDQGDQKYQEISEKKLQANTSWTPSSSGELRPADQTPSGFSHPVKHNAPFTSETSDVQTTPANPKETEATPREPQPAPQRASSEVSWMALAMEKTKSLQQLFISRFPREFAGNLQANMQSAARPQAQAQPTNPTETFTQVRTQTVQAAKQPSAETNQSGSQAQTVKTSPVFLQQRASPASSNASRDPQMSKHTSEDQTNTTKFASHSVVTTNPWTTHSPLRSPSQTDTSFQFAQGSATQSLAQSYLSSGQQQSSWSNRGLQSAQQLKPTPSAQTSAPAASSAVGSASAFASGRGEREASEQKEAPPLTSRRAFWSGSVSEKAAFLERRGEWTTPPGPKGVELKKTHTDMQGSGESPTLAKTAPLIKDTDERQAVNLAELSPTKVADRSREDRWSRKNAASSSSPSSSPTLPSVLQSMSDSGQPSWMELAKRKSMAWSDKTMD; encoded by the exons ATGAACA ggaTCAGACCGATGGAGTCTTTCTCGGGAGACACAGAGGAAAGCACAGAGGACGTCGCAG GACGTAAAAGATCCAAGATCAAGGATCTGAAAACTCGTCTATTTGGGAGAAgtaagagagcaggcggagaaGGAAATGCCAAACTCAGCCAGTCAGCCAGTGACATCACCGCAGGAAAAGATCTCGGATCAGAAGAAGATTTGGT ATGCGCACAGGGCATTATGGGATCGCGGGCGCTGTCCCACGACAGCATCTTTCTGGATGACCTGGTCATGACAGACCCTGAACCCACCAGGGTCTTATCTCAGGAGAACGTTCACGGCAAAATCAAAGCTCTGCAG ATGaagcttcagcagcagaaaatgcaTTTGGGCCCACCTCCTATGGTTCTGCCAGTGAGACGTCCAGCGGATCTGAGCAGCCAGGAGTCACTTCCTCACAGTCCTCCTCATGATTCAGGAGAAGACAATGAATCTCAGGAAACCCTTACAAAG gcGATATCTCAGCCAACATCTCGCACTCTCTCACCCATCCCCAAACCTGCACCTGTCAAATCTCTTCCCTCGACTCCATCCCATGCTTTTCCTCTTTCCATCCCCTCTGTTTCTCCTTCTGCTGCCGAGGTCCCATCGGATTTTAGCAAACCGGCTCGGTTCACTTCCCGCTTAGACACTTCTGCTGCACGCCACCGAATGTCTATCAAACCCAAAAACCAGAGGGCCGGCACTAAGATGAAAGCTGCCGCG ACTGTCTCTCAGTCTCATTTAGACACCGTGAACAACATTGACCGACCCGAGCCTGTCAAAGAACTAAAACATCTTGGTGCTCAAGAAGAAGTAacagtgaaaacaaaagaagaagaagaaaaagaaggggaagaagaagaaaaagttgGCGTTCCCGTTGTACATCAGCGTCTTCCTTCAAAATGTGCAGAAGTGGCACAGGTCACATCAGAGGCGGTACCCAAACCATCGAGTCAAAGTTTCTCCAAACAGGACCACGCTCTTCCTGAGACTATAGCCTCCCAAGTACCTCGAGCTAAACCTCGCAGACGTGTGGGTTCAGCATCTGGTGAACGTCCACACTCATCCTTCATAGAGTCAGGACTGAAGGAACAAAGACAAGAGGATATAGAGAAGCGACTAATGCCTCATGATGATAATGCCTCAGGAATGGCATTCAGGTCTTCCTCTGCTAGCCAGGAGGTTCAAGGTGATGGCGAGACCACAAGAGGAATTAAACGATATGCCCAAGGATCTGGCTCTTTCCACTTTTCTGTCACTGCATCGAGAAACCGAGATGGAGAAAGACCCCGATCGGGCAGTTTTTTGGGAGTTTTGGAACGGGCTGAAGCCAGGAACAGGATCACTAGGGAAATGGAGGAGAAAAacaaggaagaggaggaacttAAAGAGCCAAGAGAGCGTCCTTTTGCTTTAGGAAGGTTTCGTCAAGAAGGCGCACAACCTAAAACCTCAGCTGTTCCCTGGGACAGGAGTGACAGCTTCAAAAAGGTGGAATCAGTGACAGCGTCCAAAGATGCACCTGCAGACACAGGCGCTGCTGAGGCGGAGGAGATCGAGAGCAGCCAGGAAGAGGTGGAAGAGGCGGTGGAAGCAAAAGAGCCCCAGGAGGAACAAGGAAAAACAGCTTTCGGTGTCAAACTGCGCTCCACATCTCATTCACTTCGATTTCGGCTTGATACATCTTCTAACAGGCATTCAAAGTCAGCACTGGGTGAGGACCAAGGTGACCAAAAATACCaggaaataagtgaaaaaaagctGCAAGCAAATACGTCTTGGACGCCATCCTCCTCTGGAGAGCTCAGACCAGCTG ATCAAACCCCATCTGGCTTCTCTCATCCAGTCAAACATAATGCTCCATTTACCAGCGAAACTTCTGACGTTCAGACGACGCCTGCAAACCCCAAAGAAACAGAAGCTACACCCCGGGAGCCTCAACCTGCCCCGCAGAGGGCCTCATCTGAGGTATCTTGGATGGCTCTGGCCATGGAAAAAACCAAGAGCCTCCAACAGCTTTTCATTAGTAGATTCCCCAGAGAATTTGCAGGAAATTTACAGGCAAACATGCAATCTGCAGCTCGACCGCAGGCACAAGCGCAGCCCACAAATCCAACAGAGACTTTTACACAAGTACGGACACAGACGGTGCAAGCTGCAAAGCAGCCATCTGCAGAAACCAATCAAAGTGGAAGCCAAGCACAGACTGTCAAAACATCACCAGTATTTCTGCAACAGAGGGCATCTCCTGCGTCGTCCAATGCCTCCAGAGATCCACAAATGTCAAAACACACCAGTGAAGACCAGACGAACACAACAAAGTTTGCCTCACATTCAGTGGTAACCACCAATCCGTGGACAACCCATTCTCCTTTGCGCTCCCCTTCACAAACAGACACCTCGTTTCAGTTTGCACAAGGCAGCGCCACACAGTCTCTTGCGCAGTCTTACCTTTCCTCAGGCCAGCAGCAATCCTCCTGGAGCAATCGAGGTCTCCAGTCTGCCCAGCAGCTCAAGCCCACACCTTCGGCGCAGACTTCAGCCCCTGCAGCCTCGTCAGCTGTTGGTTCTGCTTCAGCTTTTGCCTCaggaagaggggagagagaaGCCAGTGAGCAAAAAGAGGCTCCTCCACTCACAAGTCGAAGAGCATTTTGGTCTGGTTCTGTAAGCGAGAAGGCTGCTTTTTTAGAGAGACGGGGAGAGTGGACCACACCACCTGGACCCAAGGGG GTGGAATTGAAGAAAACTCATACAGACATGCAGGGATCAGGTGAATCCCCTACCTTGGCAAAAACCGCACCTTTGATCAAAGATACAGACGAAAGACAAGCAGTAAACCTTGCAG agttAAGCCCCACCAAAGTTGCAGACAGATCGCGTGAGGACAGATGGTCACGGAAAAATGCAGCGTCTTCTTCATCACCGTCATCATCACCCACACTGCCGTCGGTGCTGCAATCCATGTCTGACAGCGGTCAGCCGTCCTGGATGGAATTGGCCAAGAGGAAGTCAATGGCCTGGAGTGATAAGACCATGGACTAA